In Paenibacillus guangzhouensis, a single window of DNA contains:
- a CDS encoding sensor histidine kinase has protein sequence MGGRIQIRQEEVKANRRPLRRQFMGAFTLVLLYSFIGSMLVWGVTLFVLIQQTGHRILPANYYEQKIPEILSYVDQHQDALLSPQMQEALERIIPVKGMQYQVVNLSGNIVYGWKGQSFVNGPADLVSKLNRNEKSGGKYIHYYPILGRDKQLKGMLVLRYSLSMSDNNPGNGLVIALVLSSLIAPFFFIVLFSFLFARRLGRRLEPSIARIIGGARRIQQNDLDFSVAGAGGSKELVELSDAFEEMRIALEQSLKREWKLEQERRDMISAIAHDLRTPLTIIQGHVDNLIESGTRHPERLAKYLVTIQNSTQRADKMLTELLFLNKIDTPDFTLHYRLTDVRAFCERKKEEYELLCQEKGIAFYFSYMNRRQDQETLLQLDTARLEQVLDNVLTNSLRFTPAEGSISWSIDIEEKQVILELKDTGPGFRPQDLRRMFDKFYSGDSSRSQPQGHSGLGLYTAKLLVEKHGGQIEAGNRAEGGARVIITVPDHEAKA, from the coding sequence ATGGGGGGTAGGATACAAATTCGACAGGAAGAAGTAAAGGCAAATCGTAGACCCTTGCGCAGACAGTTCATGGGCGCATTTACCCTTGTCCTGCTCTATAGCTTCATCGGTTCGATGCTGGTATGGGGTGTAACGCTGTTTGTACTGATCCAGCAGACAGGCCATCGCATTCTCCCAGCCAATTATTATGAGCAGAAGATTCCTGAGATTCTAAGCTACGTTGACCAGCACCAGGACGCGTTGTTGTCTCCGCAGATGCAGGAGGCGCTGGAACGTATCATTCCGGTGAAAGGGATGCAGTATCAGGTCGTGAATCTGAGCGGGAACATCGTTTACGGCTGGAAAGGGCAGTCCTTCGTGAACGGCCCGGCAGATCTCGTGAGCAAGCTGAATCGAAATGAAAAGAGCGGGGGCAAGTATATCCATTACTACCCGATACTTGGTCGAGATAAGCAGTTGAAGGGAATGCTCGTGCTTCGATACAGTCTCAGCATGTCCGATAACAACCCGGGCAACGGGTTGGTCATTGCGCTTGTTCTAAGCAGCTTGATCGCGCCGTTTTTCTTCATCGTGTTGTTCTCCTTCCTATTCGCGCGAAGATTAGGGCGACGGCTCGAGCCATCGATTGCACGTATTATCGGGGGAGCACGGCGCATTCAGCAGAATGATCTGGATTTCTCTGTCGCGGGTGCGGGCGGTTCGAAGGAACTGGTCGAGCTATCGGATGCTTTTGAAGAGATGCGGATCGCACTGGAACAATCCTTGAAGCGGGAATGGAAGCTGGAGCAGGAGCGGAGAGATATGATCTCTGCGATTGCCCATGATCTGCGTACGCCGCTCACGATCATCCAAGGTCATGTGGACAATCTGATTGAGAGCGGGACGCGGCATCCGGAACGATTGGCGAAGTACTTGGTGACGATTCAGAACAGTACGCAGCGCGCAGACAAGATGCTTACGGAACTGTTGTTCCTGAACAAAATCGATACGCCGGATTTTACACTGCATTATCGGCTGACGGATGTACGGGCCTTCTGTGAAAGGAAGAAAGAAGAATATGAGCTGTTATGTCAGGAGAAAGGCATTGCATTTTATTTCTCCTACATGAACCGAAGGCAAGATCAAGAAACGCTATTGCAGCTGGATACAGCGCGGTTAGAGCAAGTGCTTGATAATGTGCTCACGAACAGTTTGCGCTTTACGCCAGCGGAGGGGAGTATCTCATGGTCGATTGACATCGAGGAGAAGCAGGTGATCCTCGAGCTGAAGGATACGGGGCCAGGCTTCCGTCCGCAAGATCTGCGGCGTATGTTCGATAAATTCTATTCCGGCGATTCATCACGCTCTCAGCCCCAAGGCCATTCCGGACTTGGGTTGTATACGGCGAAGCTGCTGGTGGAGAAGCACGGTGGACAGATCGAAGCCGGCAACCGCGCCGAAGGCGGCGCCCGCGTGATTATAACCGTGCCTGATCATGAAGCAAAAGCCTGA
- a CDS encoding response regulator transcription factor, with protein sequence MKGKILIADDERDIVAFMCDALQDEGYEVSVAYDGQEVFDQLREIPDLIILDVMMPHLDGLEVCQAIRDRVSCPILFLSARSSEADRIQGLAVGGDDYIVKPFSMQELKARIQAHLRREQRSHLDHQPKLLHQGDLTLDLDSLQLFYRNLPIPLTSREFELFKLLFMHPNQVFSREQIYERIWGVDAEGDAATVTEHIKNIRAKLVHAAPEETFVTTVWGVGYKFDRKK encoded by the coding sequence ATGAAGGGGAAAATATTAATCGCCGATGATGAGCGGGATATCGTCGCATTCATGTGCGATGCGTTGCAGGACGAAGGGTATGAGGTATCTGTCGCGTATGATGGCCAAGAGGTGTTCGATCAACTGCGGGAGATACCTGATCTGATCATTCTGGACGTGATGATGCCGCATCTGGATGGGCTGGAGGTATGTCAAGCGATACGCGACCGGGTCTCCTGCCCAATTCTGTTCTTAAGCGCACGCTCGAGCGAAGCCGATCGGATTCAAGGTCTCGCCGTCGGCGGCGATGATTATATCGTGAAACCATTCAGCATGCAGGAGCTCAAGGCAAGAATTCAGGCGCATCTGCGACGGGAGCAGCGGAGCCACCTTGACCATCAGCCGAAGCTGCTGCATCAAGGAGACCTGACGCTGGATTTGGACAGCCTGCAGCTATTCTATCGGAACCTTCCGATTCCGCTGACGAGTCGGGAATTCGAGTTGTTCAAGCTGCTCTTCATGCACCCGAATCAAGTCTTCTCACGAGAGCAAATTTATGAGAGAATCTGGGGGGTTGACGCCGAAGGAGACGCCGCAACGGTCACGGAACATATCAAAAATATTCGCGCGAAGCTCGTGCATGCGGCACCAGAGGAGACCTTCGTGACAACGGTATGGGGGGTAGGATACAAATTCGACAGGAAGAAGTAA
- a CDS encoding erythromycin esterase family protein: protein MQATKRLTGLMVLSLAFSLVLSPVGASASAAPQKNAGMKENIREITSLTSSDYKDLAFLKPILKDKTVVSLGENFHRVAEYSSMKTRLIKYLHEELDFDVIAFESGLGDAFMTNENAGTWTSAEMMQRSIFPIWHSKETLNLFDYIKKQQGTKDPLYLAGYDMQFTSGYLTQFIAGWIAKVDKEQGESYFNFEMQAMTDFYKVLNQYGMDDSHPEAKVEIKKVKDAYEPKYKALIQFIQEHKDELAAAYPANPHMVDIAVKTLEDRVKFIEMGTYDTKESYEFRDRIMADNVEWLMKVMYPGKKVILWAHNDHLAKNTSKIQTKEQGKWIGSFTSMGELLHKKLKDQAYVVGLYMNSGKASTITTQKVFDIKPMPKGSLEELMMRSGYKIAFADLSKHKSPNQNNAWMFKPIYAAEDGMTSEIIMPMSMRFVPKEQFDGIIVFDKVKEPTTKF, encoded by the coding sequence ATGCAAGCAACCAAACGATTAACAGGACTTATGGTTCTGAGCCTGGCATTTTCGCTCGTCCTATCTCCCGTAGGCGCATCCGCATCGGCAGCTCCCCAGAAAAATGCGGGGATGAAGGAAAATATAAGGGAGATTACATCGTTAACGTCGTCGGATTACAAAGACTTGGCGTTCCTTAAACCGATTTTGAAGGATAAGACCGTCGTTAGTCTCGGCGAGAATTTTCATCGTGTCGCGGAATATAGCAGCATGAAGACAAGACTGATCAAATATTTGCACGAAGAGCTGGATTTTGACGTGATCGCATTTGAATCGGGTCTTGGAGATGCCTTCATGACAAACGAGAATGCAGGCACATGGACCTCGGCGGAGATGATGCAGCGTTCGATTTTCCCAATCTGGCATTCCAAGGAGACGTTGAACTTATTCGATTACATTAAGAAGCAGCAGGGCACTAAAGATCCGCTGTATCTCGCAGGCTATGACATGCAATTCACTTCGGGTTATCTAACGCAGTTCATTGCCGGTTGGATTGCCAAAGTGGACAAGGAGCAAGGCGAGAGCTATTTCAACTTCGAAATGCAAGCGATGACGGATTTCTATAAGGTGCTCAACCAATACGGCATGGATGACAGCCATCCGGAGGCGAAGGTAGAGATCAAGAAGGTCAAGGACGCCTACGAACCGAAATACAAAGCATTGATCCAGTTCATTCAGGAACATAAAGATGAGCTCGCGGCGGCTTACCCAGCCAACCCACATATGGTGGATATCGCGGTCAAGACGCTCGAAGATCGCGTTAAGTTCATCGAGATGGGGACGTACGATACGAAGGAAAGCTATGAATTCCGCGACCGGATCATGGCGGACAACGTCGAGTGGCTAATGAAAGTGATGTATCCCGGCAAAAAAGTGATTTTATGGGCGCATAACGATCATTTAGCGAAAAATACGTCCAAAATTCAGACGAAAGAGCAGGGGAAATGGATCGGCAGCTTTACCAGCATGGGTGAACTGCTTCATAAGAAGCTGAAAGATCAAGCTTATGTGGTTGGTTTGTATATGAACAGCGGCAAGGCCAGCACGATTACGACGCAGAAAGTCTTCGATATTAAGCCGATGCCGAAGGGAAGTCTGGAGGAGCTGATGATGCGAAGCGGCTATAAGATTGCCTTTGCGGATCTGTCGAAGCACAAGTCTCCGAACCAGAACAACGCATGGATGTTCAAACCGATCTATGCAGCTGAGGATGGCATGACGTCCGAGATCATTATGCCGATGTCGATGCGATTCGTCCCGAAAGAGCAATTCGACGGTATCATCGTCTTCGATAAAGTAAAGGAACCAACAACGAAATTCTAA
- the lspA gene encoding signal peptidase II produces the protein MWFYIVAIVVTLIDQLSKIWIRMHVDIGDSVFLGRWEITHYENSGMAFSLFQGYAWLFGLIAVLFVIGVLIYRRIGAWHGRFPDMIAGFLVGGAIGNGIDRLVFGQVTDFIVSRSGKGILNLADYAINIGMILLVIYMAVRFVKKRVCHAH, from the coding sequence ATGTGGTTCTATATCGTCGCGATCGTCGTCACATTGATCGATCAACTCTCGAAGATTTGGATTCGAATGCATGTAGATATTGGAGATAGCGTATTTCTCGGGCGATGGGAGATTACGCATTATGAGAATAGCGGGATGGCCTTCAGTCTTTTCCAAGGCTACGCCTGGTTATTCGGGCTGATCGCCGTCTTGTTCGTAATCGGGGTGTTGATCTATCGGCGTATAGGGGCTTGGCACGGGCGATTCCCGGATATGATCGCAGGCTTCTTGGTCGGTGGGGCGATCGGCAACGGCATTGACCGACTCGTCTTCGGCCAGGTCACGGACTTTATCGTATCCCGCTCGGGGAAAGGCATTCTAAATCTAGCCGATTACGCAATCAATATCGGAATGATCCTGCTCGTCATCTATATGGCGGTACGGTTCGTAAAGAAGCGGGTCTGTCACGCACATTGA